A window of the Phragmites australis chromosome 20, lpPhrAust1.1, whole genome shotgun sequence genome harbors these coding sequences:
- the LOC133902367 gene encoding peroxidase 17-like — MALPRGCLPLVAVFLATICRAEAAVRELKVGYYAETCPGAEDIVRETIARARAREARSVASVMRLQFHDCFVNGCDGSVLMDDTPTMLGEKEALSNINSLRSFEVIDEAKEALEEHCPGVVSCADIVVVAARDAVVLTGGPNWEVRLGREDSLTASQEDSDNIMPSPRANASALIRLFANLNLTVTDLVALSGSHSIGEARCFSIVFRLYNQSGSGRPDPNMDATYRNALDTLCPRGGDEEVTGGMDATPVIFDNQYFKDLVGLRGFLNSDQTLFSDNARTRRVVKQFSEDQDAFFRAFVKGMIKMGELQNPVKGEIRHNCRVANGSPTEVVASHAVDL, encoded by the exons ATGGCGCTCCCCCGCGGATGCCTCCCCCTCGTCGCGGTGTTTCTTGCGACCATCTGCCGCGCCGAGGCGGCCGTGAGGGAGCTCAAGGTCGGGTACTACGCCGAGACGTGCCCCGGGGCCGAGGACATCGTCCGGGAGACCAtcgcccgcgcgcgcgcgcgcgaggcCCGCAGCGTCGCCTCCGTCATGCGCCTCCAgttccacgactgcttcgtcaaC gGGTGCGACGGGTCGGTGCTGATGGACGACACGCCGACGATGCTCGGGGAGAAGGAGGCGCTGTCCAACATCAACTCCCTGCGCTCGTTCGAGGTCATCGACGAGGCCAAGGAGGCGCTGGAGGAGCACTGCCCTGgcgtcgtctcctgcgccgacatcGTCGTCGTGGCCGCCCGCGACGCCGTCGTACTG ACCGGTGGGCCCAACTGGGAGGTGAGGCTTGGGCGTGAGGACAGCCTCACCGCGAGTCAGGAGGACTCGGATAACATCATGCCGAGCCCGCGCGCCAACGCGAGCGCGCTGATCCGCCTCTTCGCCAACCTCAACCTCACCGTCACTGATCTCGTCGCGCTCTCCGGCTCACACTCCATCGGCGAGGCCCGCTGCTTCTCCATCGTCTTCCGCCTCTACAACCAGTCTGGCTCAGGGCGGCCCGACCCCAACATGGATGCCACCTACCGCAACGCGCTCGACACGCTCTGCCCGAggggcggcgacgaggaggtCACGGGCGGCATGGACGCCACCCCCGTCATCTTCGACAACCAGTACTTCAAGGACCTCGTCGGCCTCCGCGGGTTCCTGAACTCTGACCAGACGCTCTTCTCTGATAACGCCAGGACGCGGAGGGTCGTGAAGCAGTTTAGCGAGGACCAGGACGCCTTCTTCAGGGCCTTCGTCAAGGGGATGATCAAAATGGGGGAGCTGCAGAACCCCGTGAAGGGGGAGATACGGCATAATTGCCGTGTCGCCAACGGCTCACCCACGGAGGTGGTGGCGTCCCACGCCGTGGACTTGTGA